The Fragaria vesca subsp. vesca linkage group LG2, FraVesHawaii_1.0, whole genome shotgun sequence genome includes a window with the following:
- the LOC101294231 gene encoding biotin--protein ligase-like: MDCNSSCMLVLRGKSPAENKIAEALKNTKALKLSDDTELSILLDSESEKPFKEGEAFGVDSFMKSLSTDRFGRFLLWSPRLPSTQDVVSQNFCELPNGAVCVADVQFKGRGRSKNVWESPKGCLLFSFTLQMEDGRVVPLIQYVVSLAITEAIKDVCDRNGLPYIDVRIKWPNDLYLNGLKVGGILCTSTYKSKKFNVSAGVGLNINNEKPTTCLNAVLRELSATTYQFRREEILAAFFNKFEKFYDLFMHQGFQSLEELYYKTWLHSGQRVIVQEKNDDQVVENVVTVQGLTSAGYLLAIGDDNQMCELHPDGNSFDFFKGLVRQKLH; the protein is encoded by the exons ATGGATTGCAATTCAAGCTGCATGTTGGTACTACGCGGCAAATCGCCGGCGGAAAATAAGATTGCTGAGGCGCTGAAGAACACGAAGGCTCTGAAGCTCAGTGACGACACTGAGCTTTCGATTCTGTTGGACTCGGAATCGGAGAAGCCGTTCAAGGAAGGCGAAGCTTTTGGAGTCGATTCGTTCATGAAGTCTCTTTCTACCGATCGGTTCGGTAGGTTTTTGCTTTGGTCGCCGCGCTTGCCGTCGACGCAGGACGTCGTTTCTCA GAATTTCTGTGAGCTTCCGAACGGTGCGGTTTGTGTTGCTGATGTTCAGTTCAAAGGGAGAG GCCGGTCGAAGAATGTGTGGGAGTCTCCCAAAGGTTGCTTGCTGTTTTCCTTTACTCTGCAGATGGAGGATGGGCGAGTCGTGCCTCTGATACAATATGTGGTGTCTCTAGCCATCACGGAGGCCATAAAGGATGTTTGTGATAGAAAC GGCTTGCCATATATTGATGTTAGAATAAAATGGCCAAATGATCTTTATTTAAATGGCCTCAAAGTTGGAGGCATTTTATGCACGTCAACATACAAGTCAAAGAAGTTCAATGTGTCTGCTG GTGTCGGCTTGAATATAAATAATGAGAAACCAACCACATGCTTGAATGCAGTACTTCGAGAATTGTCTGCTACAACATACCAGTTTAGAAGAGAAGAGATTCTTGCTGCCTTCTTTAACAAGTTTGAGAAGTTTTATGATCTTTTTATGCATCAAG GATTCCAATCTCTTGAGGAGCTATACTATAAGACATGGCTACACAG TGGGCAGAGGGTTATTGTGCAGGAAAAGAATGACGACCAAGTGGTGGAGAACGTGGTCACTGTTCAG GGTTTGACATCTGCGGGATATTTGTTAGCTATTGGTGATGACAATCAAATGTGTGAACTCCATCCTGATGGCAATAG TTTTGACTTCTTCAAGGGACTAGTCAGACAAAAACTTCACTAA
- the LOC101294525 gene encoding histone-lysine N-methyltransferase ASHR1-like, protein MMEELQSSLGNRGLTVSKLPEKGRCLLTTKDFYPGDVIISQEPYVHVPNNSADNSKCDACFESSHLMKCSRCQVVYYCSATCQKSEWKLHRLECEALSKVPKEKRRAVTPSLRLMIRLYCRSKLQSQKTIPTSAMDNYGLVEALVAHMSEVDEKQMVLYAQMANLVNFILERPDINIKEIAENFSKFACNAHTICDSELKPLGTGLYPVISIINHSCLPNSVLLFEGKTAVVRAVQHIPKGAEVLISYIDTAGSTATRQKALKEQYLFTCACPLCIKAGHYEDIKESAILEGYRCNDNKCDGFLLRDSDDNGFICQKCGCLKRKENIIEMESEIRSLQEKGVRAVESAPTITYHEVIAILKAMETLQRYLCHNFCVYLLPTWEELIKNLMKVEEWSEALAYCRLTIPVYQRVYPGFHPSLGLQYYTCGKLEWLLGETDDALKSLTKAVDILRITHGTSTPFMKDLFRRLEEARAEAFINGVD, encoded by the exons ATGATGGAGGAATTGCAGAGCTCTCTCGGCAATCGTGGCCTAACCGTTTCGAAACTTCCAGAGAAAGGCCGTTGCCTGCTCACCACCAAAGACTTCTACCCAG GGGATGTGATCATAAGCCAAGAGCCCTACGTGCACGTCCCCAACAACTCCGCCGATAACTCCAAGTGCGATGCTTGCTTCGAATCCAGCCACCTCATGAAGTGCTCCCGTTGCCAGGTCGTCTACTACTGCTCCGCTACTTGCCAG AAGTCGGAGTGGAAGCTGCACCGTCTCGAATGCGAAGCTCTCTCGAAGGTTCCAAAGGAGAAGCGAAGGGCGGTGACGCCTTCTCTCCGTCTTATGATCCGACTCTACTGTCGTTCAAAGCTTCAGTCTCAGAAG ACTATTCCTACTTCTGCTATGGACAATTACGGTTTGGTGGAGGCGTTGGTGGCTC ACATGTCGGAGGTTGATGAGAAGCAAATGGTGCTGTATGCTCAGATGGCTAACCTTGTCAACTTCATACTTGAGCGGCCTGATATCAATATAAAAGAGATTGCGGAGAACTTCTCAAAG TTTGCGTGCAATGCACACACAATTTGTGACAGTGAATTGAAACCCCTAGGTACAGGACTATATCCTGTCATATCAATCATTAACCACAG CTGCTTGCCGAATTCTGTTCTATTATTTGAGGGAAAGACAGCTGTTGTTCGTGCTGTGCAACATATACCCAAAGGAGCTGAG GTGTTGATAAGTTACATCGACACTGCTGGAAGCACTGCGACTCGGCAGAAGGCATTGAAGGAACAATACCTTTTTACCTGTGCATGTCCCCTCTGCATTAAAGCG GGTCATTACGAGGATATCAAAGAAAGTGCAATACTGGAAGGCTACCGATGCAATGATAATAAATGTGACGGTTTTTTGCTCCGGGACTCTG ATGACAATGGATTCATATGCCAAAAATGTGGATGTCTTAAGAGAAAAGAAAACATAATAGAGATGGAAAGTGAAATAAGATCATTGCAGGAAAAGGGTGTCCGAGCTGTAGAATCGGCACCCACAATCA CTTACCATGAAGTTATAGCAATTTTGAAGGCAATGGAGACACTCCAGAGGTATCTGTGTCATAATTTTTGTGTTTATTTGTTACCAACTTGGGAGGAGCTTATAAAG AATTTGATGAAGGTAGAAGAGTGGAGTGAAGCTCTAGCATATTGCAGATTGACTATTCCAGTGTATCAAA GAGTATATCCAGGCTTTCATCCTTCTCTTGGATTGCAATACTATACCTGTGGAAAGCTCGAATG GTTACTTGGAGAAACTGATGATGCTTTGAAATCTCTGACCAAGGCAGTAGATATACTGCGTATTACTCATGGGACAAGTACACCATTCATGAAGGACCTTTTCAGGAGGTTGGAGGAGGCACGTGCTGAAGCATTCATCAACGGAGTAGATTAG
- the LOC101294144 gene encoding F-box protein CPR30-like produces the protein MAVITDLPVELITDILVRLSPQRLLQCVCALKSLNALISSEGFSEAYVKRSLETNNYRTLLMAEETAEGEDFKYPTEFFAASFYPRESFSNARSVIQPLIRPGRVRTEIVGCYNGLVCIHNPHHSRDLAVWNPSIRRFKRIPFSPIEVPAAAKTGSISGVKYGFGYDPATQDYKVVRIYEFSCDRRANVGSEVKVYGLKTKSWKKIESFSCTWVSDRAIPLEGALHWVGKLEPLSDGLRVLALDLGKEVFKEFRTPFRRHNTMDLEVLNGKLCMGVFVGFSEHDIWEMEEYGVSESWIRLYTFREGIVDWGFEYLTPLALSRTGKGILMHDRSVSTDGNLFWYDPKKNTGKAVQFLGMPKAFAAAVCVANIGLLDGDPVIRQQQLLPIKRKSGSRKIFEGEGSTEKAKQGDLT, from the exons ATGGCGGTGATTACGGACTTGCCTGTTGAGCTTATTACTGACATTCTGGTACGGCTCTCCCCCCAGAGATTGCTTCAATGCGTGTGCGCGTTGAAATCGTTGAATGCTCTGATTTCCAGCGAAGGGTTCTCTGAGGCTTATGTTAAGAGGTCGCTCGAAACCAACAATTACCGAACACTTTTGATGGCAGAGGAGACGGCAGAGGGGGAGGATTTTAAATACCCCACAGAGTTCTTTGCTGCATCATTCTATCCAAGAGAGTCATTTAGCAATGCTCGCTCTGTTATTCAGCCACTGATACGCCCTGGGAGAGTACGTACAGAGATTGTGGGGTGCTATAATGGGCTAGTGTGCATACACAACCCTCATCATTCTCGAGATTTGGCGGTTTGGAACCCGTCGATTCGGAGATTCAAGAGAATCCCATTTTCACCCATTGAGGTGCCAGCAGCAGCAAAGACCGGCAGCATCAGTGGGGTCAAGTATGGGTTTGGATACGATCCAGCCACGCAGGACTATAAAGTTGTTCGGATTTATGAATTTTCTTGTGATCGAAGGGCTAATGTGGGTTCGGAAGTGAAGGTTTACGGCTTGAAAACCAAGTCCTGGAAGAAGATAGAAAGCTTCTCTTGCACATGGGTTTCAGACCGGGCTATTCCTCTAGAGGGTGCTCTTCATTGGGTCGGGAAACTTGAACCACTTTCCGATGGTTTAAGGGTTTTAGCTCTTGATTTGGGAAAGGAAGTTTTCAAGGAGTTTCGCACCCCGTTTCGGAGGCATAATACAATGGATTTGGAAGTCTTGAATGGAAAACTCTGTATGGGTGTTTTTGTGGGCTTTTCCGAACATGATATCTGGGAAATGGAAGAATATGGAGTGTCCGAGTCTTGGATTCGTTTGTATACTTTTAGAGAGGGAATTGTGGATTGGGGTTTTGAGTACTTGACACCTCTTGCCTTATCAAGGACTGGAAAAGGAATTCTTATGCATGATCGCTCTGTTTCGACTGATGGAAACCTTTTCTGGTATGATCCAAAGAAAAACACAGGAAAAGCAGTTCAATTTCTTGGTATGCCCAAGGCCTTTGCAGCAGCTGTTTGTGTGGCCAACATCGGACTCCTTGATGGTGATCCAGTCATTAGGCAGCAACAACTCCTTCCTATCAAGAGGAAAAGTGGAAGCAGGAAAATCTT TGAAGGGGAAGGATCGACTGAAAAAGCAAAACAAGGTGACCTGACTTAA